In Chlamydia gallinacea 08-1274/3, the sequence TGAAAGGGGATATCCACAGAATTACCTTGAACCGATACGGAAACAGCCGCATTCCCTAATAATGGGGAAGCATCATGAATTCTCATGCATAAGGTAGCAAATTGACGAATCGCATTCCGTATCTCTGCATCAAAAGCGTACGTAGAAGAACAACAACTACACACTAAAACTTTCTCCAAACTAACTAAAGAGAAAGTAACTTCTCCTTCACAACAGCAAGGACAGGAAAAAACAAGCAACGAGTTATGGTTCATCTTATCTTCTTTTATTTGCCTCCAAGCACTTTTCAACTTAAAGGCAGTTCTTTCTTTTACGCATCTTGCGCAGCTATTTGTTTAATAAACTCCGTGACCGCTGCCTCAAGAATTTGAGTATCTCCAGAGAATATTCGAATGCCTTCAGCAAGCTTTTCAGTAGCCATTGCATCTTCATTCATCAAGAACCGGAATACACTTTCCGTAAGTTCCACAGTTTGTAAATCTAATTTTTTAGCTTCTTCTACACTAAGCCTTCTAGTAATTGGCGACTGATCTTGCTTTAACTCATCCAATAACTTTGGAGAAATAGTTAATAAATCACACCCTGCTAGAGCAAGAATTTGTTCCTTCGTTCGGAAAGAGGCTGCCATAACTTGCGTAGGGATATCAAATTTCTTATAATACGTATAAATATTTGCTACGGAAGCTACTCCTGGATCTGAATCTATGGAATACCCCTCTTCTCCGTAAGCTGCTATCCACCAGTCATAAATACGACCAACAAAAGGAGAAATGACAGTTGCTTTAGCTTGTGCAGCAGCAATAGCTTGGATAAGATTAAAAATCAGAGTAACGTTACAAGCAATTCCCTGCTTTTCCAATATCTCTACAGCACGAATACCTTCCCAGGTACCAGGAATTTTTACCAAAAGACGCTTTTTATCTCCTCCAGAAGCCTCAAACAATTGGCTTAAAAATACAGCCCTTTGCACCATAGCTTCTGTATTAAAAGAAAGACGAGCATCAATCTCTAAAGACACGCGACCAGGAATGGTCTTGAGAATCTCTAAACCAAAATTTACTTGTATCTTGTCTAATACAAAAGTCAATGTCTGAACATCATCACCATTTTGCCGAATTCCCCAAGCAATAGCCTCAGTTAACAATTCTTGATATTTTGTCTCCTGAGCCACCTTTAAAATAAGGGATGGATTCGTAGTTGCATCTTGAGCTCCAGAAACTTTAATTAATTCTGGATCACCAGTATCACAAACAATAACACTCCAGAGTTTTAGTTGATCAAATTGCTTAGGCATAGGCATCCTGCTATCACTATCCGTTTTTAGGCGAGGCTAACAAAAAAAATCATTACTATCAAGGAGGTTATAAATAGAAGTTTAACCCCCTTAAACGATAACTATTTGACCTAGATTCTTTCTAACAAGCACATTCAGATTCGCTTACAAAATCAAAAACAAGCTCTTCTTGCTCTTGTTCCAAGTATTGCTTAATACGCTTATGAGTATCAAACCCTGTACCCCCCGGAATGATATGTCCCATAATGACATTTTCTTTAAATCCTAGGAGATAGTCGGTCTTACTACTACAAGCAGCATCAGTTAATACTCGAGTTGTGTCTTGGAAGGATGCCGCAGAAATAAAGGATTCTGTGCCAAGAGAGGCCTTAGTAATTCCTAATAATACGGGGACCGCCTGTGCAGGCTTACCACCGTCTTCTTCTGTGCGACGATTTTCTTCATAAAACTCTTTCTTATTTACTTCCTCTCCAAAGAGCAAGGTTGTGTCTCCTGGGTCAGTAATTCGTACTTTTTGCAACATTTGACGTACAATAATTTCAATATGCTTATCATTAATATCTACACCTTGTAGACGATAAACTTCTTGAACCTCATTCACCAAGTATTTTTGCAATTCACGAACACCACATATTTCCAAAATTTCATGAGGAACCACTAAACCATCTGTCAACTGCTGGCCTTTCATGACATTATCACCGCGCTGAACAATAAGATGTTTTGTTAAAGGAATCAAATGCTCTTCTTCCATTCCAGTCATCTCATCACGAACAACAAGAATACGCTTATTTTTTTGAATACCTTTAAAATCAACAATACCATCAATTTTCGCAATATCAGCCGCATCTTCGGGTTTGCGAGCTTCTACTAATTCAGCAACTCGAGGTAAACCTCCAGTAATATCCTTCGTCTTAATAGCTCCCCGTGGCAATCTTGCTAATAACATACCTGCTTCCACTTTCTGTCCTTCTTCAACAGAAATAATAGCGCCAGAAGGAATAGCATAAGTTCCAACAAGTTCATTTAAGTCAGCATCAGCATAAATGGCTATCTGAGGATGTAACTCCCCGCGGTGTTGCTTAACAATTAACTCTACTAAACCTGTATTCTTATTGACTACTTTCTCAGTAGAAATACCTTCTACTAAATCTTCGCACTTCACGTAACCAGGCTTATCACAAATAATTGGAATATTATGTAACTCAACTTCAGCTATTCTTTGTCCTACAGATACAGATTCTCCGTCTTTGACTAAAATTTTTACTCCAAGTTCTACGGGGAATGCCTCTAAACTTTCAATAGACTTTGTGCCTAATAGTTTTTTGTATTCCTCTAAACTTCGGCCTTCATCACGAACGACATGCAAAGCCCCTTTCTTATTCAGAACAAGATTATTGCCATCTTGACCAGTAACGACACGCAAGTCCATGTATACCAAAATACCAGAACTATTCGTTATAATTTCTGGCGTAGAAGATGTTGCTGCAATACCTCCAAGGTGGAATGTTCTCATGGTCAACTGTGTTCCGGGCTCTCCAATGGATTGCGCAGCAATAATACCTACAGCTTCTCCTAAGCCAATCAAACGGCCATTCGCAAGATTTAATCCGTAACACTTAGCACAAACTCCCCGTCGACTTTCACAGGTCAGCGTAGAGCGAATTTTAATACTCTCAATACCTGCATCATCAATAACTTCTGCTTGTGCAGAAGTTAACACGTCTCCACTTTTAGCAAGAAGCTCGCTCTTATTCCCTGGTTGATAAATATCTTCTGCTACTGTACGACCATAAATGCGATCTCTTAATGGTAATAATTCTTCCGATCCCTGACGGATGGCAGAAATTTCAATGTGATTTAATGTACCACAATC encodes:
- a CDS encoding ferredoxin, which produces MNHNSLLVFSCPCCCEGEVTFSLVSLEKVLVCSCCSSTYAFDAEIRNAIRQFATLCMRIHDASPLLGNAAVSVSVQGNSVDIPFQLLFSRFPVVFNLTIDGKKIRIHVIFDALKNEILHQENEVLV
- the tal gene encoding transaldolase, whose product is MPKQFDQLKLWSVIVCDTGDPELIKVSGAQDATTNPSLILKVAQETKYQELLTEAIAWGIRQNGDDVQTLTFVLDKIQVNFGLEILKTIPGRVSLEIDARLSFNTEAMVQRAVFLSQLFEASGGDKKRLLVKIPGTWEGIRAVEILEKQGIACNVTLIFNLIQAIAAAQAKATVISPFVGRIYDWWIAAYGEEGYSIDSDPGVASVANIYTYYKKFDIPTQVMAASFRTKEQILALAGCDLLTISPKLLDELKQDQSPITRRLSVEEAKKLDLQTVELTESVFRFLMNEDAMATEKLAEGIRIFSGDTQILEAAVTEFIKQIAAQDA